Proteins encoded by one window of Microcebus murinus isolate Inina chromosome 2, M.murinus_Inina_mat1.0, whole genome shotgun sequence:
- the C2H1orf54 gene encoding uncharacterized protein C1orf54 homolog isoform X1 has product MDVLLVAILAVPLILVGQEYEDEESLEEDDYYQVVYYYTVTPSYDDFGANFTIDYSMFESEDRLNRLDQKVTEAVETTTSLETERADHQKPITVKPVIMETQSPDLNDAVSGLQSPVSLLLWWALVQGGMYFM; this is encoded by the exons ATGGATGTCCTCTTGGTAGCTATCCTTGCTGTGCCACTTATCCTGG TAGGACAAGAATATGAGGATGAAGAAAGCCTGGAAGAGGATGATTATTATCAAGTGGTCTATTATTACACAGTCACCCCCAGTTATG ATGATTTTGGTGCAAATTTCACCATTGATTACTCCATGTTTGAGTCAGAGGACAGGCTG AACAGGTTGGATCAGAAGGTAACAGAAGCAGTAGAGACTACCACTAGTCTCGAAACAGAACGTGCAGACCATCAGAAACCTATAACCGTGAAACCAGTAATAATGGAAACA CAGAGTCCAGATCTGAATGATGCTGTGTCCGGTCTGCAGAGTCCTGTATCCCTCCTTCTGTGGTGGGCCCTAGTTCAGGGAGGGATGTATTTCATGTAA
- the C2H1orf54 gene encoding uncharacterized protein C1orf54 homolog isoform X2 yields MDVLLVAILAVPLILGQEYEDEESLEEDDYYQVVYYYTVTPSYDDFGANFTIDYSMFESEDRLNRLDQKVTEAVETTTSLETERADHQKPITVKPVIMETQSPDLNDAVSGLQSPVSLLLWWALVQGGMYFM; encoded by the exons ATGGATGTCCTCTTGGTAGCTATCCTTGCTGTGCCACTTATCCTGG GACAAGAATATGAGGATGAAGAAAGCCTGGAAGAGGATGATTATTATCAAGTGGTCTATTATTACACAGTCACCCCCAGTTATG ATGATTTTGGTGCAAATTTCACCATTGATTACTCCATGTTTGAGTCAGAGGACAGGCTG AACAGGTTGGATCAGAAGGTAACAGAAGCAGTAGAGACTACCACTAGTCTCGAAACAGAACGTGCAGACCATCAGAAACCTATAACCGTGAAACCAGTAATAATGGAAACA CAGAGTCCAGATCTGAATGATGCTGTGTCCGGTCTGCAGAGTCCTGTATCCCTCCTTCTGTGGTGGGCCCTAGTTCAGGGAGGGATGTATTTCATGTAA
- the CIART gene encoding circadian-associated transcriptional repressor isoform X1: protein MDSPSSISSYSSYSLSSSFSTSPVNSDFGFPSDSEREDKGAHGPRPDTVGQRGGSRPSPGPIRCRHRFRVSSNHHTASHPEQRGLASPMAGSGVKRSRSGELETNLNIQGCTTEGDLLFAQKCKELQGYIPPLTDLLNGLKMGRFERGLSSFQQSVAMDRIQRIVGVLQKPQMGERYLGTLLQVEGMLKTWFPHIAAQKTSLGGSRHQLTKNFPSHCSDSVASSPISPVEKMDQTQLGHVVLKPEQPWHLTEWPAMNLTWIHTTPICNPPLGSPGTISFSHGPLGSGTSIGVILFVQHGVQPFTHSTPTTPVPPTTTSPVISGDTKKLSGEGPRCYSLPVTMPSDWSCTLSPPSLPTMTREMTIGQLEQQMRSHPPGASNAHLLNL from the exons ATGGATTCTCCATCTAGCATTTCTTCCTATTCCTCctactctctctcttcctcattttCCACCTCCCCAGTGAACAGTGACTTTGGCTTCCCCTCCGATAGTGAGAGGGAGGACAAGGGGGCCCACGGGCCCAGGCCAGACACTGTTGGGCAGAGGGGAGGTTCACGGCCCAGCCCGGGTCCTATCCGCTGCAGGCATCGATTCAGAGTTTCCAGTAACCATCACACAGCATCTCACCCGGAACAGCGGGGCTTGGCTTCTCCTATGGCAGGATCTGGGGTCAAAAGATCAAGAAGTGGTGAATTGGAGACCAATCTAAACATCCAGGGTTGTACCACAGAGGGAGACCTGCTATTTGCTCAGAAG TGTAAAGAACTCCAAGGATATATACCCCCTCTCACAGACCTACTGAATGGGCTGAAGATGGGTCGTTTTGAGAGAG GATTGAGCAGTTTCCAGCAGAGTGTGGCAATGGACAGGATCCAGCGTATTGTAGGTGTTTTGCAGAAGCCACAGATGGG GGAACGTTATCTAGGAACCCTACTACAGGTAGAAGGGATGTTAAAGACTTGGTTTCCTCATATAGCTGCCCAGAAGACATCATTGGGTGGTAGCAGGCATCAGCTGACCAAG AATTTTCCAAGCCACTGCAGTGATTCAGTTGCTTCCTCTCCTATATCACCTGTGGAAAAGATGGACCAGACCCAGCTAGGACATGTAGTGTTGAAACCAGAGCAGCCTTGGCACCTCACAGAATGGCCAGCTATGAACCTTACCTGGATCCACACCACTCCGATTTGCAACCCCCCTCTCGGTTCCCCAGGTACCATCTCTTTTAGCCATGGTCCTTTAGGCAGTGGAACCAGCATTGGCGTCATCCTTTTCGTCCAACATGGAGTGCAGCCCTTCACCCACTCTACCCCAACCACTCCGGTACCACCTACTACAACATCTCCTGTCATCTCTGGTGATACTAAGAAACTATCTGGAGAGGGGCCTCGTTGCTATAGTTTGCCAGTAACCATGCCATCAGACTGGAGCTGTACCCTCTCACCTCCCAGTCTACCCACCATGACCAGAGAAATGACCATAGGACAGCTAGAACAGCAGATGAGAAGCCATCCTCCAGGTGCTTCTAATGCCCATCTTCTCAACCTCTAA
- the CIART gene encoding circadian-associated transcriptional repressor isoform X2, which produces MAGSGVKRSRSGELETNLNIQGCTTEGDLLFAQKCKELQGYIPPLTDLLNGLKMGRFERGLSSFQQSVAMDRIQRIVGVLQKPQMGERYLGTLLQVEGMLKTWFPHIAAQKTSLGGSRHQLTKNFPSHCSDSVASSPISPVEKMDQTQLGHVVLKPEQPWHLTEWPAMNLTWIHTTPICNPPLGSPGTISFSHGPLGSGTSIGVILFVQHGVQPFTHSTPTTPVPPTTTSPVISGDTKKLSGEGPRCYSLPVTMPSDWSCTLSPPSLPTMTREMTIGQLEQQMRSHPPGASNAHLLNL; this is translated from the exons ATGGCAGGATCTGGGGTCAAAAGATCAAGAAGTGGTGAATTGGAGACCAATCTAAACATCCAGGGTTGTACCACAGAGGGAGACCTGCTATTTGCTCAGAAG TGTAAAGAACTCCAAGGATATATACCCCCTCTCACAGACCTACTGAATGGGCTGAAGATGGGTCGTTTTGAGAGAG GATTGAGCAGTTTCCAGCAGAGTGTGGCAATGGACAGGATCCAGCGTATTGTAGGTGTTTTGCAGAAGCCACAGATGGG GGAACGTTATCTAGGAACCCTACTACAGGTAGAAGGGATGTTAAAGACTTGGTTTCCTCATATAGCTGCCCAGAAGACATCATTGGGTGGTAGCAGGCATCAGCTGACCAAG AATTTTCCAAGCCACTGCAGTGATTCAGTTGCTTCCTCTCCTATATCACCTGTGGAAAAGATGGACCAGACCCAGCTAGGACATGTAGTGTTGAAACCAGAGCAGCCTTGGCACCTCACAGAATGGCCAGCTATGAACCTTACCTGGATCCACACCACTCCGATTTGCAACCCCCCTCTCGGTTCCCCAGGTACCATCTCTTTTAGCCATGGTCCTTTAGGCAGTGGAACCAGCATTGGCGTCATCCTTTTCGTCCAACATGGAGTGCAGCCCTTCACCCACTCTACCCCAACCACTCCGGTACCACCTACTACAACATCTCCTGTCATCTCTGGTGATACTAAGAAACTATCTGGAGAGGGGCCTCGTTGCTATAGTTTGCCAGTAACCATGCCATCAGACTGGAGCTGTACCCTCTCACCTCCCAGTCTACCCACCATGACCAGAGAAATGACCATAGGACAGCTAGAACAGCAGATGAGAAGCCATCCTCCAGGTGCTTCTAATGCCCATCTTCTCAACCTCTAA
- the C2H1orf54 gene encoding uncharacterized protein C1orf54 homolog isoform X6 has protein sequence MDVLLVAILAVPLILVGQEYEDEESLEEDDYYQVVYYYTVTPSYDDFGANFTIDYSMFESEDRLVGEDCYGSLDQYWQEEI, from the exons ATGGATGTCCTCTTGGTAGCTATCCTTGCTGTGCCACTTATCCTGG TAGGACAAGAATATGAGGATGAAGAAAGCCTGGAAGAGGATGATTATTATCAAGTGGTCTATTATTACACAGTCACCCCCAGTTATG ATGATTTTGGTGCAAATTTCACCATTGATTACTCCATGTTTGAGTCAGAGGACAGGCTG gTTGGAGAAGACTGCTATGGCTCTTTGGATCAATATTGGCAAGAGgaaatttga
- the C2H1orf54 gene encoding uncharacterized protein C1orf54 homolog isoform X3, with protein sequence MDVLLVAILAVPLILVGQEYEDEESLEEDDYYQVVYYYTVTPSYDDFGANFTIDYSMFESEDRLNRLDQKVTEAVETTTSLETERADHQKPITVKPVIMETSPDLNDAVSGLQSPVSLLLWWALVQGGMYFM encoded by the exons ATGGATGTCCTCTTGGTAGCTATCCTTGCTGTGCCACTTATCCTGG TAGGACAAGAATATGAGGATGAAGAAAGCCTGGAAGAGGATGATTATTATCAAGTGGTCTATTATTACACAGTCACCCCCAGTTATG ATGATTTTGGTGCAAATTTCACCATTGATTACTCCATGTTTGAGTCAGAGGACAGGCTG AACAGGTTGGATCAGAAGGTAACAGAAGCAGTAGAGACTACCACTAGTCTCGAAACAGAACGTGCAGACCATCAGAAACCTATAACCGTGAAACCAGTAATAATGGAAACA AGTCCAGATCTGAATGATGCTGTGTCCGGTCTGCAGAGTCCTGTATCCCTCCTTCTGTGGTGGGCCCTAGTTCAGGGAGGGATGTATTTCATGTAA
- the C2H1orf54 gene encoding uncharacterized protein C1orf54 homolog isoform X4 gives MDVLLVAILAVPLILGQEYEDEESLEEDDYYQVVYYYTVTPSYDDFGANFTIDYSMFESEDRLNRLDQKVTEAVETTTSLETERADHQKPITVKPVIMETSPDLNDAVSGLQSPVSLLLWWALVQGGMYFM, from the exons ATGGATGTCCTCTTGGTAGCTATCCTTGCTGTGCCACTTATCCTGG GACAAGAATATGAGGATGAAGAAAGCCTGGAAGAGGATGATTATTATCAAGTGGTCTATTATTACACAGTCACCCCCAGTTATG ATGATTTTGGTGCAAATTTCACCATTGATTACTCCATGTTTGAGTCAGAGGACAGGCTG AACAGGTTGGATCAGAAGGTAACAGAAGCAGTAGAGACTACCACTAGTCTCGAAACAGAACGTGCAGACCATCAGAAACCTATAACCGTGAAACCAGTAATAATGGAAACA AGTCCAGATCTGAATGATGCTGTGTCCGGTCTGCAGAGTCCTGTATCCCTCCTTCTGTGGTGGGCCCTAGTTCAGGGAGGGATGTATTTCATGTAA
- the C2H1orf54 gene encoding uncharacterized protein C1orf54 homolog isoform X5 gives MDVLLVAILAVPLILDDFGANFTIDYSMFESEDRLNRLDQKVTEAVETTTSLETERADHQKPITVKPVIMETQSPDLNDAVSGLQSPVSLLLWWALVQGGMYFM, from the exons ATGGATGTCCTCTTGGTAGCTATCCTTGCTGTGCCACTTATCCTGG ATGATTTTGGTGCAAATTTCACCATTGATTACTCCATGTTTGAGTCAGAGGACAGGCTG AACAGGTTGGATCAGAAGGTAACAGAAGCAGTAGAGACTACCACTAGTCTCGAAACAGAACGTGCAGACCATCAGAAACCTATAACCGTGAAACCAGTAATAATGGAAACA CAGAGTCCAGATCTGAATGATGCTGTGTCCGGTCTGCAGAGTCCTGTATCCCTCCTTCTGTGGTGGGCCCTAGTTCAGGGAGGGATGTATTTCATGTAA